One region of Exiguobacterium acetylicum genomic DNA includes:
- a CDS encoding Spx/MgsR family RNA polymerase-binding regulatory protein, whose amino-acid sequence MTNELVFFTYPSCTSCRKTKSWLKEEHVDVEERHLFRNAPTVDELMELLKLSTDGIESLLATRSQAFKDLGIDIEDMKLSELLRLMSDNPKLLRRPIITDGKQLVIGYDKPGLETLAKRKHRTIAHVS is encoded by the coding sequence ATGACGAATGAGTTAGTCTTTTTCACATACCCAAGCTGTACATCATGTCGTAAAACGAAATCATGGTTAAAAGAGGAACATGTTGATGTAGAGGAACGTCATCTGTTCAGAAATGCTCCAACAGTTGATGAACTCATGGAACTGTTGAAATTATCGACGGATGGGATTGAAAGTTTGCTCGCAACACGCAGTCAAGCCTTCAAGGATCTCGGCATTGATATTGAAGACATGAAACTCAGTGAGTTATTACGCCTCATGAGTGACAATCCGAAATTATTACGCCGTCCAATCATCACTGATGGAAAACAACTTGTTATCGGATACGATAAACCAGGTCTTGAGACATTGGCGAAGCGTAAACATCGGACAATCGCACACGTATCGTAA
- a CDS encoding ROK family glucokinase — MKWLLGIDIGGTTVKMAILDLQGIIVEKWEIETVVLNDGVQIPGDIAKSFFEKCQESNKRPEDFVGAGIGAPGFIDFNTGVVEKAVNIGWNNFELIGEFERLTGLPAVLENDANAAAIGEMWKGAGSGATELLAVTLGTGVGGGLITNGQIVHGTVGMAGEIGHITMLPEGGVLCGCGRKGCLETIASATGIARLGLEKRKGKETLLNDIKAVTAKDVFEAYEKGDRVATEVVEEVTFHLGLAISNLANSINPEIIVIGGGVSKAGETLLAPLRQQFERFALPRVFGSTTFKIAELGNDAGVIGCAWLAKQMFLKK, encoded by the coding sequence ATGAAATGGTTACTCGGCATTGATATCGGCGGAACGACAGTCAAGATGGCAATTTTGGATTTGCAAGGGATCATCGTAGAGAAATGGGAAATCGAGACGGTCGTTTTGAATGATGGCGTACAAATTCCTGGAGATATCGCAAAATCCTTCTTTGAGAAGTGTCAAGAGAGCAACAAACGCCCAGAAGATTTCGTCGGAGCGGGCATCGGTGCGCCGGGATTCATTGATTTCAATACAGGTGTCGTCGAGAAAGCGGTCAATATCGGTTGGAATAACTTTGAACTCATCGGTGAATTCGAACGTTTGACGGGTTTACCGGCTGTTCTTGAAAATGATGCGAACGCAGCGGCAATCGGTGAGATGTGGAAAGGTGCCGGTAGTGGAGCAACCGAACTCCTTGCGGTCACACTCGGTACGGGCGTCGGTGGTGGTCTGATCACGAACGGACAAATCGTGCATGGTACAGTCGGAATGGCTGGAGAAATCGGTCATATCACGATGTTGCCTGAAGGTGGCGTCCTATGTGGATGTGGTCGCAAAGGGTGTCTTGAGACGATCGCGTCAGCAACAGGGATTGCCCGTCTTGGTCTTGAGAAGCGTAAAGGGAAGGAAACGTTACTTAACGACATCAAGGCAGTGACGGCGAAAGACGTATTCGAAGCGTATGAAAAAGGGGACCGGGTCGCAACGGAAGTCGTAGAAGAAGTGACGTTCCACCTCGGTCTTGCCATCTCCAACTTAGCGAACAGTATCAATCCGGAAATCATCGTCATCGGCGGTGGTGTCTCAAAAGCGGGCGAGACATTGCTTGCACCACTGCGTCAACAGTTCGAACGCTTTGCTTTACCACGGGTTTTCGGATCGACGACGTTCAAGATTGCCGAGCTTGGAAACGATGCCGGAGTCATCGGCTGTGCATGGCTTGCGAAGCAGATGTTTCTCAAAAAATGA
- a CDS encoding DUF2759 domain-containing protein, producing the protein MHLDQPIGWLFFFVALVGVWAVVRSLKKRQMFPLVFAGLTVVLFGWFGIATLIYGGIPS; encoded by the coding sequence ATGCATTTGGATCAACCAATCGGTTGGCTTTTCTTCTTCGTCGCACTCGTCGGCGTTTGGGCCGTCGTTCGTTCACTTAAGAAACGCCAAATGTTTCCACTCGTATTCGCAGGTCTGACTGTCGTCTTATTCGGCTGGTTCGGGATTGCGACATTGATTTACGGCGGTATTCCATCGTAA
- a CDS encoding MBL fold metallo-hydrolase has protein sequence MEIVMITSGMASENGYLLFKDKECLVIDPGTEDMRFFDEIESRGATLKAILLTHAHFDHIGGVDMLRRFTEAPVYVHPEEAGWLGNPEWNGSAKFGMPPMRMKPADHLLQPGRLTIGSFSMHVLETPGHSPGSVTFYFKGERIAFGGDLLFQQGVGRTDLHGGDQDVLMRSLDRLIAELPADTTVYPGHGSSTTIRQEMKSNPFL, from the coding sequence ATGGAAATCGTAATGATCACTTCCGGTATGGCATCTGAGAATGGTTATTTGTTATTTAAAGATAAGGAATGTCTCGTCATTGATCCGGGTACAGAAGATATGCGGTTTTTCGATGAGATTGAAAGTCGGGGAGCAACATTAAAAGCGATTTTGTTGACGCATGCGCATTTTGACCACATTGGTGGTGTGGATATGTTACGACGCTTCACGGAAGCCCCTGTCTACGTGCATCCGGAAGAAGCAGGATGGCTTGGTAATCCAGAATGGAATGGTTCAGCAAAATTCGGAATGCCACCGATGCGGATGAAACCAGCGGATCATTTGTTGCAACCAGGACGATTGACGATCGGTAGCTTTTCGATGCATGTACTTGAGACGCCAGGACACTCACCAGGAAGTGTGACGTTTTACTTTAAAGGAGAGCGGATCGCGTTCGGTGGAGATCTCCTGTTCCAGCAAGGCGTCGGACGAACGGATCTACACGGTGGAGATCAAGACGTATTGATGCGTTCACTGGATCGACTCATCGCGGAACTACCGGCAGATACGACGGTTTATCCAGGGCATGGTTCGAGTACGACGATTCGTCAAGAAATGAAATCGAATCCATTCCTCTGA
- a CDS encoding LTA synthase family protein, producing MQQDANIWSRMRLKMGQGVRSTYKEHKLFWIATILIWLKTYLAYTLFFNVPVTNSAQAFILLINPISSALFMFGFSFFFRGNVQKWFIYGTLFVATLILYADIIFFRFFNDYLTLPVLFQTSNAETVSASLGSLLNWSDLLIVGDLIILPFFLRKMDMSKNVASRGRAILAFVAAVVVFLGNLTLAETERPELLTRAFDRELLVKNIGTFNFHMYDALIQSKTSAQKALADSSELSEVQSFIDSKHAEPNPAMFGKYKGKNVIVVSFESAQSFAVGLKAPNGQEITPNLNKLIKESHSWDNFYHNTGQGKTADAEFILENSIYPLGRGAAFFTNGENEFRATPEMLKEDGYYSAVFHANNKSFWNRDIVYNSFGVDRFFSETDYDLGDPADLTEWGLLDDKFFEQSLPMLKDLPRPFYSKFITLTNHYPFEMPKPEDELVPPLETSSTTLNHYVQALAYQDMALGKFIEGLKKDGTWDDTIFMVYGDHYGISTNHNAAMAELMNKDELTPYDVAQLQRVPFVIHLPGQTKGVKHEDVASQIDIKPTLLHLLGQDFKNEVLFGTDLFSKQHKDYALFRDGSVITDKTVYTQETCYDRKTGEEVKDGELAEMCKQSTKQSEKELGLSDKVIYGDLLRFLQTSK from the coding sequence ATGCAGCAAGACGCAAACATCTGGTCGCGAATGCGCCTAAAGATGGGTCAAGGCGTTCGCAGCACCTATAAAGAGCACAAGCTCTTTTGGATTGCGACCATATTGATTTGGTTAAAAACGTATTTAGCGTATACACTTTTCTTTAACGTTCCCGTAACAAACTCTGCGCAAGCATTCATTCTACTAATTAACCCAATTAGTTCAGCGCTCTTCATGTTTGGGTTCAGCTTCTTCTTCCGGGGAAATGTTCAAAAATGGTTCATCTACGGCACATTGTTCGTCGCGACACTCATTTTATATGCGGACATCATTTTCTTCCGCTTCTTTAATGACTATCTGACGTTGCCGGTATTGTTCCAAACATCGAATGCAGAGACCGTTTCTGCATCGCTCGGTTCACTCTTGAACTGGTCCGATTTATTGATCGTCGGTGACTTGATCATCTTACCGTTCTTCCTACGGAAAATGGACATGTCAAAAAATGTGGCGTCACGTGGACGCGCAATTCTTGCATTCGTTGCAGCAGTCGTCGTTTTCCTTGGAAACTTGACGCTCGCTGAGACAGAACGTCCAGAATTGCTCACACGTGCCTTCGACCGAGAATTGCTCGTTAAAAACATCGGAACATTTAACTTCCATATGTATGATGCACTCATTCAGTCGAAGACATCTGCGCAAAAAGCACTCGCAGACAGTTCTGAACTGTCGGAAGTTCAAAGCTTCATTGATTCAAAACATGCCGAACCGAACCCAGCTATGTTCGGAAAGTACAAGGGAAAGAACGTCATCGTCGTTTCCTTTGAGTCGGCACAATCCTTTGCAGTTGGATTAAAAGCACCAAACGGACAAGAGATTACACCGAACCTGAATAAGTTGATCAAGGAATCGCATTCATGGGATAACTTCTATCACAACACAGGACAAGGGAAAACGGCAGATGCTGAATTCATTCTCGAAAACTCGATCTATCCACTTGGGCGCGGTGCAGCATTCTTTACGAACGGAGAAAACGAATTCCGGGCAACTCCTGAAATGTTGAAAGAAGACGGCTATTATTCAGCTGTTTTCCATGCAAACAACAAATCGTTCTGGAACCGAGACATCGTCTACAATAGCTTTGGCGTCGATCGTTTCTTCTCAGAGACGGATTATGACCTAGGTGATCCAGCAGATTTGACGGAGTGGGGCTTGCTCGATGATAAATTCTTTGAGCAGTCATTGCCGATGTTGAAAGATTTACCACGTCCGTTCTACTCGAAGTTCATCACATTGACGAACCACTATCCATTTGAGATGCCAAAACCAGAAGATGAACTCGTACCACCGCTTGAGACAAGTTCTACTACGCTCAACCATTACGTCCAGGCACTAGCGTATCAAGATATGGCACTCGGTAAATTCATCGAGGGTCTGAAAAAAGATGGTACGTGGGATGACACGATCTTCATGGTCTATGGCGACCACTATGGTATCTCGACGAACCACAATGCTGCGATGGCAGAACTCATGAACAAAGATGAGTTGACGCCGTATGATGTCGCACAATTGCAACGTGTACCATTCGTGATCCATTTACCGGGTCAAACGAAAGGTGTCAAACATGAAGACGTCGCGAGTCAAATCGACATTAAACCGACATTGCTACATCTGTTAGGACAAGACTTCAAGAATGAAGTATTGTTCGGTACCGATCTTTTCTCGAAGCAGCACAAGGATTATGCGCTGTTCCGCGATGGTTCCGTCATAACAGACAAAACGGTCTATACGCAGGAAACATGTTATGACCGCAAGACAGGTGAAGAAGTAAAAGATGGAGAGTTAGCGGAGATGTGTAAACAATCTACGAAACAATCCGAGAAGGAGTTAGGACTTTCGGATAAAGTCATCTATGGTGATTTGCTCCGTTTCCTTCAAACTTCAAAATAA
- a CDS encoding M42 family metallopeptidase, with protein sequence MKEVIRTIEELVSIPSPTGSTKEAITYVEKRLIAEGVTYRKLEKGAILATLPGASTRTRLLTAHVDTLGAMVKEILPTGRLRLSQLGGYAWTAIEGENCLIHKMDGQTVSGTIVFHHSSVHTSRETNKTERSADNIEVRLDIRSTTAEETRVAGIEVGDIVTFDPRFLYTETGFVKSRHLDDKASVALLLELIKEWKTIELPHTIQILISNYEEVGFGGNAGFTDEVAEYIAVDMGALGDGQHSDEFTVSICAKDGSGPYDLALRHQLTRLAQRNSIPYKVDIYPFYSSDASAAVSAGHDVRHGLFGPGIESSHSYERTHETSLQATYDLLHAYVKEPMVDEDTV encoded by the coding sequence ATGAAAGAAGTCATACGTACGATTGAAGAGCTTGTCTCGATTCCGAGTCCAACAGGTTCGACAAAAGAAGCGATTACATATGTAGAAAAGCGATTGATCGCAGAAGGGGTCACGTATCGAAAACTTGAAAAAGGAGCGATTTTAGCGACACTACCTGGTGCTTCAACGCGTACGCGGTTACTGACGGCACACGTCGACACACTAGGAGCGATGGTGAAAGAGATTCTACCAACAGGACGACTTCGTTTATCACAACTAGGGGGATATGCTTGGACAGCGATCGAAGGTGAGAACTGTCTCATTCACAAGATGGACGGTCAAACGGTTTCAGGTACGATCGTGTTCCATCATTCGAGTGTTCATACGTCGCGCGAGACGAACAAAACGGAACGATCCGCTGATAATATCGAAGTACGATTAGACATTCGTTCGACGACAGCAGAAGAGACGCGCGTTGCGGGGATTGAAGTAGGAGACATCGTAACGTTTGATCCGCGATTCCTCTATACGGAAACGGGATTCGTGAAGTCGCGCCATCTCGATGATAAAGCATCCGTTGCTTTGTTACTTGAATTGATCAAGGAATGGAAAACAATCGAGTTGCCACACACGATCCAGATTCTGATTTCAAATTACGAAGAAGTTGGATTCGGTGGGAATGCTGGATTCACGGACGAGGTCGCAGAATACATCGCGGTCGACATGGGGGCACTAGGAGACGGTCAGCATTCGGATGAATTCACGGTCTCGATCTGTGCGAAAGATGGTTCAGGTCCATATGACTTAGCTTTACGCCACCAGTTAACGCGTTTAGCACAACGTAACAGTATTCCATATAAGGTTGATATCTATCCGTTCTATAGCTCGGATGCCTCAGCGGCAGTAAGTGCGGGACACGACGTCCGGCACGGATTGTTCGGTCCGGGAATCGAATCGAGTCATTCGTACGAACGTACACATGAGACGTCGTTACAAGCGACATATGATTTGCTACATGCCTATGTAAAGGAGCCGATGGTCGATGAAGACACTGTATGA
- a CDS encoding DUF2626 family protein: MGRMYRVLGFWTGIIAVMAFIGALGGDASSSEHTDSFLVMGFVFLAQTVFFAALGYLRLTEKTYVYIFGAYLTVFFIVFTYWSNFQM; the protein is encoded by the coding sequence ATGGGGAGAATGTACCGCGTACTCGGTTTCTGGACTGGTATCATCGCAGTCATGGCATTTATCGGCGCATTGGGTGGCGATGCAAGCTCAAGTGAGCATACGGATTCATTTTTAGTCATGGGCTTCGTCTTCTTAGCACAAACTGTATTTTTTGCAGCGCTCGGTTACTTGCGCTTAACTGAAAAAACGTATGTCTATATCTTTGGAGCTTACTTAACTGTATTTTTCATCGTCTTTACGTACTGGTCGAACTTCCAGATGTAA
- a CDS encoding YqgQ family protein, giving the protein MKTLYDVQQLLKTYGTFIYLGDRASDIAMMMLELDELQEAGVLEQRQYDSAKLILRHELKRSQSDNI; this is encoded by the coding sequence ATGAAGACACTGTATGACGTACAGCAATTACTCAAGACATACGGGACTTTCATCTATCTTGGGGACCGGGCGTCCGATATCGCGATGATGATGCTTGAACTCGATGAATTACAAGAAGCAGGCGTTTTGGAACAGCGACAGTATGATTCAGCAAAACTAATCTTGCGACATGAATTAAAGCGTTCACAATCCGATAACATTTAA